One region of Wyeomyia smithii strain HCP4-BCI-WySm-NY-G18 chromosome 3, ASM2978416v1, whole genome shotgun sequence genomic DNA includes:
- the LOC129726571 gene encoding PRL-1 phosphatase isoform X2 — protein MTTVIMRQKDIRPAPARIEFKGMKFLITDRPSDHNIHAYIAELKKHNVSVVVRVCEPSYKIEELASQGIQVRDLAFEDGTFPPQNIVDEWFEILKQKFQDDPEACVAVHCVAGLGRAPVLVALALIELGLKYEAAVEMIRDKRRGAINAKQLSYLEKYKPKSRLKHKNGHKNSCCVQ, from the exons ATGACCACCGTTATCATGCGTCAGAAGGATATCAGACCAGCACCGGCCCGGATCGAGTTCAAGGGCATGAAATTCTTGATTACGGATCGCCCATCGGATCACAACATTCATGCCTACATTGCG GAACTCAAGAAGCACAATGTCTCGGTGGTGGTTCGCGTGTGCGAACCGAGCTATAAGATCGAGGAGCTAGCCAGTCAGGGCATCCAGGTGCGAGATCTTGCATTCGAAGACGGAACCTTCCCGCCGCAGAACATTGTCGATGAATGGTTCGAAATTCTGAAGCAAAA ATTCCAGGATGACCCGGAGGCGTGTGTAGCGGTACACTGTGTGGCTGGACTTGGCCGGGCACCGGTTCTTGTGGCACTGGCGTTGATTGAGCTAGGACTTAAGTACGAGGCAGCTGTGGAAATGATTAGGGA taaaaGGAGAGGTGCTATCAATGCCAAACAACTATCATACTTAGAAAAGTATAAGCCCAAGTCACGACTAAAGCACAAAAATGGTCATAAGAATTCGTGCTGCGTGCAATAA
- the LOC129726571 gene encoding PRL-1 phosphatase isoform X1, which produces MTTVIMRQKDIRPAPARIEFKGMKFLITDRPSDHNIHAYIAELKKHNVSVVVRVCEPSYKIEELASQGIQVRDLAFEDGTFPPQNIVDEWFEILKQNFLYRFQDDPEACVAVHCVAGLGRAPVLVALALIELGLKYEAAVEMIRDKRRGAINAKQLSYLEKYKPKSRLKHKNGHKNSCCVQ; this is translated from the exons ATGACCACCGTTATCATGCGTCAGAAGGATATCAGACCAGCACCGGCCCGGATCGAGTTCAAGGGCATGAAATTCTTGATTACGGATCGCCCATCGGATCACAACATTCATGCCTACATTGCG GAACTCAAGAAGCACAATGTCTCGGTGGTGGTTCGCGTGTGCGAACCGAGCTATAAGATCGAGGAGCTAGCCAGTCAGGGCATCCAGGTGCGAGATCTTGCATTCGAAGACGGAACCTTCCCGCCGCAGAACATTGTCGATGAATGGTTCGAAATTCTGAAGCAAAA CTTCTTGTATAGATTCCAGGATGACCCGGAGGCGTGTGTAGCGGTACACTGTGTGGCTGGACTTGGCCGGGCACCGGTTCTTGTGGCACTGGCGTTGATTGAGCTAGGACTTAAGTACGAGGCAGCTGTGGAAATGATTAGGGA taaaaGGAGAGGTGCTATCAATGCCAAACAACTATCATACTTAGAAAAGTATAAGCCCAAGTCACGACTAAAGCACAAAAATGGTCATAAGAATTCGTGCTGCGTGCAATAA